In Thermus islandicus DSM 21543, one genomic interval encodes:
- a CDS encoding phospho-N-acetylmuramoyl-pentapeptide-transferase yields MALALVLSWLLTAVWISFMKGLGLGKRVRRDGPEAHLAKEGTPSMGGVAFLLAAFVAYLVLGRDAFSGLWLLGLGFALLGLVDDLSGSLARPLRAREKLALQGLMALVFALWAARHVAYTPWPLLDVLLVLLAVVGAANAFNFTDGLDGLLASVAAILLLPFYPHPFAQTLLGALLGFLWHNAPRAKVFMGDTGSQALGALVAGLFVLTGKLWLLPLAAIVPVMEVVSVVAQVLYFRRTGKRLLRMSPLHHHLELSGWEEAKITFRFAVLTALATALAFGGGG; encoded by the coding sequence ATGGCCCTAGCCTTGGTGCTCTCCTGGTTGCTTACCGCGGTCTGGATCTCCTTCATGAAGGGCCTGGGCCTGGGGAAAAGGGTACGCCGGGACGGGCCCGAGGCCCATCTCGCCAAGGAGGGCACCCCCAGCATGGGGGGCGTGGCCTTCCTCCTGGCCGCCTTCGTGGCCTACCTGGTCTTGGGGAGGGACGCCTTCTCGGGCCTGTGGCTCCTGGGCCTGGGCTTCGCCCTCCTGGGGCTGGTGGACGACCTCTCGGGCAGCCTGGCGAGGCCCCTGAGGGCCCGGGAGAAGCTCGCCCTGCAGGGCCTCATGGCCTTGGTCTTCGCCCTCTGGGCCGCCCGCCACGTGGCCTACACCCCCTGGCCCCTCCTGGACGTCCTCCTGGTCCTCCTGGCCGTGGTGGGGGCGGCCAACGCCTTCAACTTCACCGATGGCCTGGACGGGCTCCTGGCCTCGGTGGCGGCCATCCTCCTCCTTCCCTTCTATCCCCACCCCTTCGCCCAGACCCTTCTCGGGGCCTTGCTGGGCTTTCTCTGGCACAACGCCCCCCGGGCCAAGGTCTTCATGGGGGACACGGGAAGCCAGGCCCTGGGCGCCCTGGTGGCAGGGCTCTTCGTTCTCACGGGAAAGCTTTGGCTTTTGCCCTTGGCGGCCATCGTGCCGGTGATGGAAGTGGTCTCGGTGGTGGCGCAGGTCCTCTACTTCCGGCGCACGGGGAAAAGGCTTTTGCGGATGAGCCCCTTGCACCACCACCTGGAGCTCTCCGGCTGGGAGGAGGCCAAGATCACCTTCCGCTTCGCCGTCCTCACCGCCTTGGCCACCGCCCTCGCCTTTGGGGGTGGCGGATGA
- a CDS encoding UDP-N-acetylmuramoyl-tripeptide--D-alanyl-D-alanine ligase, with amino-acid sequence MLRGGEVVVHLAHGRELTPEWVARTTGGRLHPGGRPVRDLHWDSREVGPGSLFVALPGAKTHGRQFAEEALARGAHLVLSDRPGRATVEVNDPQRALLRLGRALRDLFPGTVVAVGGSSGKTTAKEALAQSLGFPCPPGNQNTAPPLARFFLTLSPTAPGAVVELGVDRVGEMAELMELSHPHLAVLTALGEEHLLAFGDLEGVVREEAGLLSAPQVLVSLQAAEVLLAFGRRGPWPTYGFGEATFRGEDLELLPQESRFRYRGIRVRLPYPGLGPALAALAALAAAEILGYGVEGVADRLSGLRLPPGRMERREIGGVVFLHDAYNANPLSAKAGLAWLAAQPGRKWAVLGEMRELGAKALELHLEVAEEAARLGLSPLYLGPHAKAQAALGGEAAEDLKDALRWLKERVRPGDLVYLKASRAVGLERILELWDG; translated from the coding sequence ATCCTGAGGGGCGGTGAGGTGGTGGTGCATCTTGCACATGGTAGGGAACTGACGCCGGAGTGGGTGGCCCGGACCACGGGAGGCCGCCTCCATCCCGGGGGAAGGCCGGTGAGGGACCTCCACTGGGACAGCCGAGAGGTGGGGCCGGGCTCCCTCTTCGTGGCCCTCCCTGGGGCCAAGACCCACGGCCGGCAGTTCGCCGAGGAGGCCCTGGCCCGGGGGGCGCATCTGGTCCTCTCCGACCGCCCAGGCAGGGCCACGGTGGAGGTGAACGACCCCCAAAGGGCCCTCCTCCGCCTGGGGCGGGCTCTTAGAGACCTCTTCCCGGGAACGGTGGTGGCCGTGGGGGGAAGCTCGGGCAAGACCACGGCCAAGGAGGCCCTGGCCCAGAGTCTGGGCTTTCCCTGCCCGCCGGGGAACCAGAACACGGCGCCCCCGCTCGCCCGCTTTTTTCTAACCCTCTCCCCCACGGCTCCGGGGGCCGTGGTGGAGCTCGGGGTGGACCGGGTGGGGGAGATGGCCGAGCTCATGGAGCTGAGCCATCCCCACCTCGCCGTGCTCACCGCCCTGGGGGAGGAACACCTCCTCGCCTTCGGCGACCTGGAAGGGGTGGTCCGGGAGGAGGCGGGGCTCCTCTCCGCCCCCCAGGTCCTGGTGAGCCTGCAGGCGGCGGAGGTGCTCTTAGCCTTCGGGCGGCGGGGGCCTTGGCCCACCTACGGCTTCGGGGAGGCCACCTTCCGCGGGGAGGACCTGGAGCTTCTGCCCCAGGAAAGCCGCTTCCGCTACCGAGGGATCCGGGTCCGGCTGCCCTACCCCGGCCTCGGCCCCGCCCTGGCCGCCCTGGCCGCCCTGGCCGCGGCGGAGATCCTGGGGTACGGGGTAGAAGGGGTGGCGGACAGGCTCTCCGGGCTCCGCCTCCCCCCAGGCCGGATGGAGCGCCGGGAAATAGGGGGGGTCGTCTTCCTCCACGACGCCTACAACGCCAACCCCCTCTCGGCCAAGGCAGGGCTCGCCTGGCTCGCCGCGCAGCCCGGGCGCAAATGGGCGGTCCTGGGGGAGATGCGGGAGCTGGGGGCCAAGGCCCTGGAGCTCCACCTCGAGGTGGCCGAGGAGGCCGCCCGCCTGGGCCTGAGCCCCCTCTACCTCGGCCCCCACGCCAAGGCCCAGGCCGCCCTCGGCGGGGAGGCGGCGGAGGACCTAAAGGACGCCCTCCGCTGGCTCAAGGAACGGGTGCGCCCCGGGGACCTGGTCTACCTGAAGGCCTCGAGGGCGGTGGGGCTGGAACGGATCCTGGAGCTATGGGACGGCTGA
- a CDS encoding peptidoglycan D,D-transpeptidase FtsI family protein — MTVGVKRVPLVLAGLFLWALLFALGVYALLARGPRPPSPPPPAPPPRGNLYARDGTPLAVSLKTGRYYPLGTSGSQLIGFGERGSGRGLEGLERDLNAALSQGRSFTLTLDPWVQAMAERTLWAGLAQSRGEFATLLVLDREGRLLAVANAPPFDPLAPRKDPNQDLSWRNHAFLVALEPGSTMKALTAAMLLEEGAASLATRVEAPMHRVVDGWIIQDIVPHPPSLTLAEVLKYSSNVGISQLAERIPKEVFYGYMQRLHLTDPEPLAGVRTTPPLVPPPQEWSRAAYANHAFGQGFLITPLHLAAAFASLADGLYRPPRLFQDQEAKAERVFSGETARAVREALHQGLAPRAALPGYPLAGKTGTAQVVVNGRYSREVFTAWFAGFVPGDRPLYTVVVAVYHPKGEIHGAQVAAPIFREVAASLLAYAGIPPYPEGR, encoded by the coding sequence GTGACCGTAGGGGTGAAGCGGGTTCCCCTGGTGCTGGCGGGCCTTTTCCTCTGGGCCCTCCTCTTCGCCCTCGGGGTCTACGCCCTCCTGGCCCGGGGGCCCAGGCCCCCCTCCCCTCCCCCTCCCGCCCCGCCGCCCCGGGGAAACCTCTACGCCCGGGACGGCACCCCTTTGGCGGTGAGCCTGAAGACGGGGCGGTACTACCCCTTGGGCACGAGCGGAAGCCAGCTCATCGGCTTCGGCGAGCGGGGATCCGGGCGCGGCCTCGAGGGGCTGGAGCGGGACCTGAACGCCGCCCTCAGCCAGGGGCGCTCCTTTACCCTCACCCTGGACCCTTGGGTCCAGGCCATGGCCGAGAGGACCCTCTGGGCGGGCCTGGCCCAAAGCCGCGGGGAGTTCGCCACCCTCCTCGTCCTGGACCGGGAAGGGCGCCTCCTGGCCGTGGCCAACGCCCCCCCCTTTGACCCCCTGGCCCCGCGGAAGGACCCCAACCAGGACCTGTCCTGGCGCAACCACGCCTTCCTGGTGGCCCTCGAGCCCGGCTCCACCATGAAGGCCCTCACCGCGGCCATGCTCCTGGAGGAGGGGGCGGCCAGCCTGGCCACCCGCGTGGAAGCCCCCATGCACCGGGTGGTGGACGGGTGGATCATCCAGGACATCGTGCCCCACCCCCCCAGCCTCACCCTGGCGGAAGTGCTCAAGTACTCCTCCAACGTGGGCATCAGCCAGCTGGCCGAGAGGATCCCTAAGGAGGTGTTCTACGGCTACATGCAAAGGCTCCACCTCACCGATCCTGAACCCCTGGCTGGGGTGCGCACCACCCCGCCCCTGGTCCCGCCCCCCCAGGAGTGGAGCCGGGCGGCCTACGCCAACCACGCCTTCGGCCAGGGCTTCCTCATCACCCCCCTGCACCTGGCCGCCGCCTTCGCCAGCCTGGCGGACGGCCTCTACCGCCCTCCCCGCCTCTTCCAGGACCAGGAGGCCAAGGCGGAGCGGGTCTTCTCTGGGGAAACCGCCCGGGCCGTCCGGGAAGCCCTCCACCAGGGCCTTGCCCCTAGGGCCGCCCTCCCTGGCTACCCCCTCGCCGGCAAGACCGGCACGGCCCAGGTGGTGGTGAACGGGCGCTACTCCCGGGAGGTCTTCACCGCCTGGTTCGCTGGGTTCGTGCCCGGGGACAGGCCCCTCTACACCGTGGTGGTGGCGGTCTACCACCCTAAGGGCGAGATCCACGGGGCCCAGGTGGCCGCCCCCATCTTCCGGGAGGTGGCCGCGAGCCTCTTGGCCTATGCGGGGATCCCCCCCTATCCTGAGGGGCGGTGA
- the rsmH gene encoding 16S rRNA (cytosine(1402)-N(4))-methyltransferase RsmH: protein METVAQHIPVLYQEALDLLQVRPGQVYVDATLGGAGHARGILQRGGRVIGLDRDPEAVARARALNLEGLQVFQANFRHLLEVLRQAGVDRVAGVLADLGVSSFHLEDPRRGFSYRLEGPLDMRMGEEGPTAAEVVNTLPLEDLYRLLRDLGEEPQAYRIAKAIVEARRKAPLRTTTELAQVVQKAVGFRRAGHPARKTFQALRIYVNDELGALEELLRQAEEALAPGGRLVVLTFHSLEDRLVKRFLKASGLRVLTKKPLTPSPEEVARNPRARSAKLRAAEKESL, encoded by the coding sequence ATGGAGACCGTTGCCCAGCACATTCCCGTTCTGTACCAGGAGGCCCTGGACCTGCTCCAGGTGCGGCCGGGCCAGGTCTACGTGGACGCTACCCTGGGCGGGGCCGGACACGCCCGGGGAATCCTCCAGAGGGGGGGGAGGGTCATCGGCCTGGACCGGGACCCCGAGGCCGTGGCCCGGGCCCGGGCCCTAAACCTGGAAGGTCTTCAGGTGTTTCAGGCCAACTTCCGCCACCTCCTTGAGGTTCTGCGCCAGGCGGGGGTGGACCGCGTGGCCGGCGTCCTGGCCGACCTCGGGGTGTCCAGCTTCCACCTGGAGGACCCCAGGCGGGGCTTCAGCTACCGCCTCGAGGGGCCCCTGGACATGCGCATGGGGGAAGAGGGCCCCACCGCGGCCGAGGTGGTGAACACCCTGCCCCTGGAGGACCTCTACCGCCTCCTCCGGGACCTGGGGGAAGAGCCCCAGGCCTACCGCATCGCCAAGGCCATCGTGGAGGCCCGGCGCAAGGCCCCCCTCCGCACCACCACGGAGCTCGCTCAGGTGGTGCAGAAGGCGGTGGGCTTCCGCAGGGCAGGCCACCCGGCCCGGAAGACCTTCCAGGCCCTGCGCATCTACGTGAACGACGAGCTCGGGGCGCTGGAGGAGCTGCTCAGGCAGGCGGAGGAGGCCCTGGCCCCGGGGGGGCGGCTTGTGGTCCTCACCTTCCACTCCCTGGAGGACCGGCTGGTGAAGCGCTTCCTCAAGGCGAGCGGCCTGCGGGTCCTGACCAAGAAGCCCCTCACCCCAAGCCCCGAGGAGGTGGCGCGCAACCCCCGCGCCCGCAGCGCCAAGCTCCGTGCGGCGGAGAAGGAGAGCCTATGA
- the mraZ gene encoding division/cell wall cluster transcriptional repressor MraZ encodes MPFGEYQYSLDDKGRVVIPAPFRDFLEDGLVLTRGMEGCLYVFPSDRWRKIEEQLVNLPLTDAEARAFVRFFYSGAHKTRMDNASRVLIPPPLRQFAGLQEGGEVVVAGAPGRLEIWSQERWWRTIEEIMRRPPAPEALKGLIG; translated from the coding sequence ATGCCCTTCGGCGAGTACCAGTACAGCCTGGACGATAAGGGGCGGGTGGTCATCCCCGCCCCCTTCCGGGACTTTCTGGAAGACGGGCTGGTGCTCACCCGGGGGATGGAAGGATGCCTCTACGTCTTCCCTTCGGACCGCTGGCGCAAGATTGAGGAGCAGCTGGTCAACCTCCCTTTGACCGACGCGGAGGCGCGGGCCTTCGTGCGCTTTTTCTACTCAGGAGCCCACAAGACCCGCATGGACAACGCCTCCCGCGTGCTCATCCCCCCGCCCTTGCGCCAGTTCGCCGGGCTCCAGGAAGGCGGGGAGGTGGTGGTGGCCGGAGCCCCGGGCAGGCTGGAGATTTGGAGCCAGGAGCGCTGGTGGAGAACGATTGAGGAGATCATGCGCCGCCCACCCGCTCCCGAGGCCCTCAAGGGACTCATCGGATAG
- the rpmE gene encoding 50S ribosomal protein L31 produces MKEGIHPKLVPARIICGCGNVIHTYSVKPEIHVEVCSKCHPFYTGQQRFVDTEGRVERFQRRYGDAYRKGR; encoded by the coding sequence GTGAAAGAGGGCATTCACCCCAAGCTGGTCCCGGCCCGCATCATCTGCGGCTGCGGCAACGTGATCCACACCTACTCCGTCAAGCCCGAGATCCACGTGGAGGTCTGCAGTAAGTGCCACCCCTTTTACACGGGCCAGCAGCGGTTCGTGGACACCGAAGGGCGGGTGGAGCGGTTCCAGCGCCGCTACGGAGACGCGTACCGGAAGGGGCGCTAA
- a CDS encoding thymidine kinase translates to MPPVLHRQGWIEVIAGPMFSGKSEELIRRVRRALIARQRVLVFKPQLDRRYHESQVVSHDGKRVEALPVESAAEMEAWLDPLPEVVAVDEVQFLDPGCVSLAERLARMGVRVILAGLDLDFRGEPFGIMPELLARAEFVDKLTAICARCGAPATRTQRLVNGSPARYNDPVILVGAWEHYEPRCRACHQVLP, encoded by the coding sequence ATGCCCCCCGTCTTGCACCGGCAGGGTTGGATTGAGGTGATCGCAGGCCCCATGTTCTCCGGCAAGAGCGAGGAGCTCATCCGCCGGGTGAGGCGGGCCCTGATCGCCCGCCAAAGGGTCTTGGTCTTCAAGCCCCAGTTGGACCGTCGCTACCACGAAAGCCAGGTGGTGAGCCACGACGGCAAGCGGGTGGAAGCCCTTCCTGTGGAAAGCGCCGCGGAGATGGAGGCCTGGCTGGACCCCCTGCCGGAGGTGGTGGCCGTGGATGAGGTCCAGTTTCTGGACCCGGGGTGCGTGTCCTTGGCCGAGCGTTTGGCCCGAATGGGGGTACGGGTGATCCTGGCGGGCCTGGACCTGGACTTTCGCGGGGAACCCTTTGGGATTATGCCCGAGCTTTTGGCCCGGGCGGAGTTCGTGGACAAGCTCACGGCCATCTGCGCGCGGTGCGGGGCCCCGGCCACCCGCACCCAGCGCCTGGTAAACGGGAGCCCCGCCCGCTACAACGACCCCGTGATCCTGGTGGGGGCTTGGGAGCACTACGAGCCCCGTTGCCGCGCCTGCCACCAGGTGCTTCCCTAG
- a CDS encoding Hsp20/alpha crystallin family protein, whose translation MLEPLNRLETLRKLRELQERIAQLAHQLTGEEPAAWTPRVDLLEDEEHYVLLVDLPGVRPEDLELLEEGSRITLAGVRYPLPGTYLLEERPMGTFQRTLDLPGPIEEGTAQANLRQGVLEIRFKKKKARALPL comes from the coding sequence ATGCTGGAGCCCCTAAACCGCCTGGAAACCCTCAGGAAGCTGAGGGAGCTACAAGAGCGCATCGCCCAACTGGCCCACCAGCTCACAGGGGAGGAACCCGCGGCCTGGACCCCTAGGGTAGACCTCCTGGAGGACGAGGAGCACTACGTCCTCCTGGTGGACCTCCCGGGGGTGCGCCCCGAGGATCTGGAACTCCTGGAGGAAGGAAGCCGCATCACGCTGGCGGGGGTGCGCTATCCCCTGCCCGGCACCTACCTTCTTGAGGAGAGGCCCATGGGAACCTTTCAGCGCACCCTGGACCTCCCCGGCCCCATTGAGGAGGGAACGGCCCAGGCCAACCTCCGCCAGGGAGTCCTGGAGATCCGGTTCAAAAAGAAAAAGGCCCGCGCCCTGCCCCTCTAG
- the miaA gene encoding tRNA (adenosine(37)-N6)-dimethylallyltransferase MiaA, with translation MEAIPVLAGPTGSGKTLLALRLGEELPLEVISADATMVYQGLDIGTDKPTPEERARVPHRLVDVLKPSEAMSVARFVELAEEAIAEVLAGGRVPLVVGGTGYYIRALSQGIHELPPPDLEVQAALWRELEERGLEALKEELFRVSPEDALRVGRNPRRLVRALEVWRRTGLPPARHPRRPPRFRYGKLVLWPERAWLFPRLQERARRQFERGLVAEVKALLEQFPSMPTALQAIGYKEVAGYLRGEYGLEEAIARDVRAVKAYAKRQYTWFRHEPGDVTYLPKGGEAAYPGFRDWLRLHFRI, from the coding sequence GTGGAGGCCATACCGGTCCTCGCCGGGCCCACGGGGAGCGGAAAGACCCTTCTGGCCCTTCGCCTGGGGGAGGAGCTCCCCCTGGAGGTGATTTCCGCAGACGCCACCATGGTCTACCAGGGGCTGGACATCGGCACCGACAAGCCTACCCCGGAGGAAAGGGCCCGGGTGCCCCACCGACTGGTGGATGTCCTAAAGCCCAGCGAGGCCATGAGCGTCGCCCGCTTCGTGGAGCTGGCGGAGGAGGCCATTGCCGAGGTCCTGGCCGGGGGTCGGGTGCCCCTGGTGGTGGGGGGCACGGGGTACTATATCCGCGCCCTTTCCCAAGGGATCCATGAGCTTCCGCCCCCAGACCTCGAGGTCCAGGCCGCCTTGTGGCGAGAGCTGGAGGAAAGGGGGCTTGAGGCGCTAAAGGAGGAGCTTTTCCGGGTAAGCCCTGAAGACGCCCTCCGGGTGGGCAGGAACCCAAGGAGGCTGGTGCGGGCCCTGGAGGTATGGCGGCGCACGGGCCTTCCTCCCGCCCGCCACCCCAGGAGGCCGCCCCGTTTTCGCTACGGAAAGCTGGTGCTTTGGCCCGAGAGGGCCTGGCTTTTCCCCAGGCTACAGGAGCGGGCCCGGAGGCAGTTTGAAAGGGGCCTGGTGGCGGAGGTGAAGGCCCTCTTGGAGCAGTTCCCCAGCATGCCCACCGCCCTCCAGGCCATCGGGTACAAGGAGGTGGCGGGCTACCTCCGCGGGGAGTACGGCTTGGAGGAGGCCATCGCGAGGGATGTCCGGGCGGTGAAGGCCTACGCCAAGAGGCAGTACACCTGGTTCCGCCACGAGCCCGGGGACGTGACCTACCTGCCCAAAGGGGGGGAGGCGGCCTACCCGGGCTTCCGGGACTGGCTTCGCCTCCACTTCCGGATATAG
- the gatA gene encoding Asp-tRNA(Asn)/Glu-tRNA(Gln) amidotransferase subunit GatA — protein MLAHEIRVRVARGELSPLEVAQAYLKRVRELDPRVQAFLTLNPDLLEEAQRVDPGLPLAGLLVAVKDNIATRGLRTTAGSRLLERFVPPYEATAVARLKALGALVLGKTNLDEFGMGSSTEHSAFFPTRNPFDPSRVPGGSSGGSAAAVATDLAPLALGSDTGGSVRQPASFCGVLGLKPTYGRVSRYGLIAYASSLDQIGPMARSAKDLALLMDALAGPDPLDATSLDLSPRFQEALEAPLPPLRLGVVREGLSGNSPGVERALEEAVSLFQGLGFAVKEVSWPSLPLALAAYYILAPAEASSNLARYDGTLYGVRAEGEELWQVVEATRALFGLEVKRRILVGTFVLSSGYYEAYYERAQAFRRRLKAEARALFQEVDLLLLPTAPHPAFPLGARPDPLAMYREDLYTVGASLAGLPALSFPAGFEGHLPVGLQLLAPWGRDELLLRVAWAHEEATDRAFLRTPLGEAL, from the coding sequence ATGTTGGCCCACGAGATCCGCGTCCGGGTGGCCCGAGGGGAGCTCAGCCCCCTGGAGGTGGCCCAGGCCTACCTGAAGCGGGTCCGGGAACTGGACCCACGGGTCCAAGCCTTTCTCACCCTGAACCCGGACCTCTTGGAGGAGGCCCAGAGGGTAGACCCCGGCCTCCCCCTGGCGGGCCTTTTGGTGGCGGTGAAGGACAACATCGCCACCCGGGGCCTGCGCACCACCGCGGGAAGCCGCCTCCTGGAGCGTTTCGTCCCCCCCTACGAGGCCACCGCCGTGGCCCGCCTGAAGGCCCTGGGGGCCTTGGTCCTGGGCAAGACCAACCTGGACGAGTTCGGCATGGGCTCCAGCACGGAGCACTCGGCCTTCTTCCCCACGCGCAATCCCTTTGACCCCTCCCGGGTCCCCGGGGGGAGCAGCGGGGGGAGCGCCGCGGCGGTGGCCACGGACCTGGCGCCCCTGGCCCTGGGTTCGGACACCGGGGGGAGCGTGCGCCAGCCCGCAAGCTTCTGCGGCGTCCTGGGCCTCAAGCCCACCTACGGCCGGGTGAGCCGCTACGGCCTCATCGCGTACGCCTCCAGCCTGGACCAGATCGGGCCCATGGCCCGTTCGGCCAAGGACCTGGCCCTGCTCATGGACGCTCTCGCGGGCCCGGATCCCCTGGACGCCACCAGCCTGGACCTTTCCCCCCGCTTCCAGGAAGCCCTCGAGGCGCCCCTCCCCCCCTTGCGCCTGGGGGTGGTGCGGGAGGGGCTTTCCGGGAACAGCCCAGGGGTGGAAAGGGCCCTAGAGGAGGCCGTTTCCCTCTTCCAGGGCCTGGGCTTCGCCGTGAAGGAGGTCTCCTGGCCCTCGTTGCCCTTGGCCCTGGCCGCCTACTACATCCTGGCCCCGGCGGAGGCCAGCTCCAACCTGGCCCGCTACGACGGCACCCTCTACGGGGTGCGGGCCGAGGGGGAGGAGCTTTGGCAGGTGGTGGAGGCCACCCGGGCCCTCTTCGGCCTCGAGGTCAAAAGGCGGATCCTTGTGGGCACCTTCGTCCTCTCCAGCGGCTACTACGAGGCCTACTACGAAAGGGCCCAGGCCTTCCGCAGGCGGCTCAAGGCTGAGGCCAGGGCCCTCTTCCAAGAGGTGGACCTCCTCCTCCTCCCCACCGCCCCCCATCCGGCCTTCCCCCTGGGCGCCCGCCCCGACCCCCTCGCCATGTACCGGGAGGACCTCTACACCGTGGGGGCAAGCCTGGCTGGGCTTCCCGCCCTCTCCTTCCCCGCGGGGTTTGAGGGGCACCTGCCCGTGGGGTTACAGCTCCTCGCCCCTTGGGGCAGGGACGAGCTTTTGCTCCGGGTGGCCTGGGCCCATGAGGAGGCTACGGATAGGGCCTTCCTCCGGACGCCCCTGGGAGAAGCCCTGTGA
- a CDS encoding 3'-5' exonuclease — MDPVLRYRLATRLARRLRAEGRPLPLPTLGEALGLKGPVGPVLAPLLDGRFIPGEEVGLWEWRYPFPHPEEAVVVLDLETTGLAPGLNEILEVALVRLEGGRRVAFQSLVRPCRPPGPFIQRLTGISLEELEEAPPLGEVLERAYPLLRGATLVIQNASFDLAFLRPALEGLGWRLENPVVDSLRLAKRAMRGLRRYGLDALAQVLELPQRKAHRALSDVELTLAVVYEVYYMLTSGSPRPLSALGR; from the coding sequence ATGGACCCCGTCCTGCGCTACCGCCTGGCCACCCGCCTGGCCCGGCGCCTTAGGGCCGAGGGGAGGCCCCTGCCCCTCCCCACCTTGGGGGAGGCCCTGGGCCTGAAGGGTCCCGTGGGCCCCGTGCTGGCCCCGCTTCTGGACGGACGCTTCATCCCCGGGGAGGAGGTGGGCCTTTGGGAGTGGCGCTACCCCTTTCCCCACCCAGAGGAGGCGGTGGTGGTCCTGGACCTGGAGACCACGGGCCTGGCCCCGGGGCTGAACGAGATCCTGGAGGTGGCCCTGGTGCGCCTGGAGGGGGGACGGCGGGTTGCCTTCCAGAGCCTGGTGCGGCCATGCCGTCCCCCTGGCCCCTTCATCCAGCGCCTCACGGGCATCTCCCTAGAGGAGCTGGAGGAAGCCCCGCCCCTCGGCGAGGTTTTGGAGCGCGCCTACCCCCTTCTCCGGGGGGCCACCCTGGTGATCCAGAACGCCTCCTTTGACCTCGCCTTCCTCCGGCCGGCCCTCGAGGGCCTGGGGTGGCGGCTGGAAAACCCGGTGGTGGACTCCCTCCGCTTGGCCAAAAGGGCCATGCGGGGCCTCAGGCGCTACGGCCTGGATGCCCTCGCCCAGGTCCTGGAGCTTCCCCAAAGGAAGGCCCACCGGGCCCTCTCCGATGTGGAACTCACCCTTGCCGTGGTCTACGAGGTGTACTATATGCTCACTTCAGGGAGTCCCCGACCCCTTTCTGCCCTCGGGAGGTAG
- the csaB gene encoding polysaccharide pyruvyl transferase CsaB — MVVGVAGYYGFRNAGDEAILEAIVRELKARGHEVLALSGDPRRTREEHGIRAGHRLNPLALLGADLWLLGGGGLLQDATSSLSLLYYLSVLRLARLFRKRVVVFNQSLGPLSPWGERRVQRALKGVPVILRDQDSLEYARRLGIPAALGADPALLLTPPPVKREEDLVLVIPRAGVGRAAVETLYVTANHLFHEGKQVLILLLQPGYDEAVLEDLPHHRVEKTSDPRRVLYLAAQAGYVISMRLHGLILAAAAGTPFAALSYDPKVAAFAKETGAYYQELPGDPIKLSKAAVYGRYPDWEKVEALKERARRSFDLALGEATPVKRPHRRG; from the coding sequence ATGGTGGTGGGGGTAGCGGGCTACTACGGGTTCAGGAACGCTGGGGACGAGGCCATCCTCGAGGCCATCGTCCGGGAGCTCAAGGCCCGGGGGCATGAGGTCCTCGCCCTCTCGGGAGACCCCAGGCGCACCCGGGAGGAGCACGGGATCCGGGCCGGCCACCGCCTGAACCCCCTGGCCCTTCTCGGAGCGGACCTCTGGCTTTTGGGAGGCGGGGGGCTTTTGCAGGACGCCACCAGCTCCCTGAGCCTTCTCTACTACCTCTCCGTCCTCCGCCTGGCCCGGTTGTTCCGCAAACGGGTGGTGGTCTTCAACCAGTCCCTAGGCCCCCTATCCCCCTGGGGGGAGAGGCGGGTCCAGCGGGCCCTAAAGGGGGTGCCGGTGATCCTCCGGGACCAGGACTCCCTGGAGTACGCCAGGCGCCTCGGGATCCCCGCCGCGCTTGGGGCCGACCCCGCCCTCCTCCTCACCCCGCCCCCCGTGAAGCGGGAGGAGGACCTGGTCCTGGTCATCCCCCGGGCCGGGGTGGGCCGGGCGGCGGTAGAGACCCTGTACGTCACCGCTAACCACCTCTTCCACGAGGGCAAGCAGGTCCTCATCCTCCTCCTCCAGCCCGGGTACGACGAGGCGGTGCTGGAGGACCTGCCCCACCACCGGGTGGAGAAGACCTCCGACCCCAGGCGGGTCCTCTACCTGGCGGCCCAGGCGGGGTACGTGATCTCCATGCGGCTTCACGGGCTGATCCTGGCGGCGGCGGCGGGCACCCCCTTCGCCGCCCTCTCCTACGACCCCAAGGTGGCCGCCTTCGCCAAGGAAACCGGGGCCTACTACCAGGAGCTTCCCGGCGACCCCATCAAGCTCTCCAAGGCGGCCGTGTACGGACGCTACCCCGACTGGGAAAAGGTGGAGGCCCTAAAGGAGCGGGCCAGGCGGAGCTTTGACCTGGCCCTGGGGGAGGCCACCCCGGTCAAGCGCCCCCATAGACGCGGTTGA